In Pyrus communis chromosome 15, drPyrComm1.1, whole genome shotgun sequence, the genomic stretch TTGGCAGTTTTACACCCAGCCTCCGCCCAAGACGTCGTGGGACTGGTGCGGGCCGCCTACTCTTCACCGCTTGGGTTCACGGTCTCGGCCAGAGGCCACGGGCACTCCATCAACGGGCAGGCGCAGACCAATAACGGTGTCGTGATTCAGATGAGCGGGGGATCGTCAAGATCGGGGACGCCGGGTCAGGCGGCTCGGGTGTCGGAGAAGGGTATGTATGTGGATGCGTGGGGTGGGGAGTTGTGGATAGATGTGCTAAGGAGCACGCTTGAGTATGGACTCGCACCGAAGTCGTGGACTGATTATTTGTACTTATCAGTTGGCGGAACCCTTTCCAACGCCGGAATCAGTGGCCAAGCTTTCAATTATGGACCTCAGATTAGTAATGTTCATGAGCTCGACGTTGTTACAGGTTTGGATTATATATTTATCACTCATTTCTGGTATTTTATTTCTCATGGTGCGTTTAATTTTCCTTCTTACCAATATCCAATTGAATATGCAAAGGTTTATTAGTAGAATAAAGTTAGTTCCTACCACATTTAGGACTCTAAAGTGGACTCTATCTATATATACGAAATTCGACTGTCTCGTATAACAGAAATTGTCGAACActatatttaataaatatgaTTCAAATAGCATCACTTGTATTTTTTATCGTAGCATCACTTGTTTTAAGATAATTTGTTTATATGAACAGTTGAGCAGAACATTGTTTTAGTAAGTAATATAGGTAGCTCAGTATTTATTTATAGTTCTTAATCATTTTCCTAATTGGTGTTTGCAGATTTTATTGAATTCTAAGATTGCCCATTTTACACTTCTGGTCATCTTCTTATGTCATGAAGGATGTTTTCAGTTTCAGTTTAAACTGTACACATGACCACATGAATATCTCTTTAAAATGGTTGTTTTTATATTGTTTCATCAGCATCACGCAGAAATTgtggtattttattttgttcattaGTTATTTTGTGCAAATAAATTATACCACTATTTCATCAAATGTTTGTTTTCATATGGGttcatttaaaagcacttttaaaatgactataAGCGTTTTTtaggaaaatatttttggactccaaaaacacttaaaagtgcttcttgcatgaagcacttcaagtgtttttttaggatttacttgtatttttactaagaattgttCCAAAAAAATTAGCATAAAAAACGTTTTTGATCATTCTAAAAGCACTAACAAACGATTCCCATAGAAGACTCGAAATGGTTAGAAAGGTAGTTTAATTAGTTATAAGTTAGTCTCCTTATTTAGCATATTAAActtaattattatataattttacgCCGTTCACATGGCCTCTTTTGTTATGTCTGTTGTAGTGACGATCTAACAATATTCTCACATTATTAGGTTGTTGTCGTTGTTGCCAATGAAACTGCTTGTCTTATATGATCTCATCATGCATGATCAATATATGGTAAATCTTCGAGtacatatataattgatgtaTTGAAGTGATCAATATATGTCTGGTTTAACAACAGGCAAAGGCGAGCTATTGACATGTTCAGAAGAGCAAAACTCAGAGCTGTTCCACGCTGTTCTTGGTGGGCTAGGCCAATTTGGAATCATCACTAGGGCTAGAATTGCTCTTGAACCATCCCCCCAAAGGGTATATATCTCCCTTTCACATCAAGTCAATAATGATGTTTAGACACTTGTGTTTCAGCAAGTATGTTTGTTCTATGTGTCTAAATAGCATTAATCGTTTCTGCTTAATGGGTTTGAAAGTTTTGGTTGGTTTCACCTTACACTGTGTGAGTGGAGGAAAGACTTGtattaaaaatcattatcaaATATGCTAGTTTTGAATGTCCAAATAATGTTACTCTCAACTGCTTTGGTCGGTTTCCACCTTCCAAAGTGAGGAACTATTTCAGTGCCAGGAATACAGTCAGGTACAACAATTGTCATAATATACaattggttgaaatttttttttcaggttttAAACTAATTAATTGTATGATTACACTTGGTTTCGGGTTGTTCTcaatacattgaaaaatctctccaaaatGGGAGTGGGGGCACATACCTTGCAAAACTTTCCTAGTATTTGTTAATGACAAAACCTAAAAAAGCAAGGTATCATCTATCATGCATGACCTAATTAAGGGTTTTAAGTCCATGAATTGGAGCTTTTTTAACCACATTCAAACGGCTGTTCTATAGCTGGCAATGTTGTTGACGTGTCCTTTTGCTTCTTTAACGTGGTCTCTTTCCTATATCTTTTTGTTGCTactttattaaagaaaataaaaaattattgtcgTTCTTGTCAATAGGTGAGGTGGATCCGAGTACTGTATTCCAATTTTTCGTCTTTTACCAAAGACCAGGAATTCCTCATCTCTCTGCATGGGCAACCCACCAGCCAGAAATTCGACTATGTTGAGGGTTTCGTTATTGTCGATGAAGGCCTCATCAACAACTGGAGGTCATCCTTCTTCTCCCCGAGCAACCCTGTCAAGATCACCTCCATTAATTCTGAGGGTGGTGTTTTATATTGCTTGGAGATTACGAAAAACTACGACGAATCGACCTCCGTTACAATTGACCAGGTATAATTATACTCGTATTTACACTCTAATATGGTTTTATTAGGCGGTCGGTGATGTATTAATTAATCTGGGTTATTAAAAAGTTGCAAGTCCAATATAGTCGtaaagtttaggcatgcaagcCTAACTAATTgaaatggaaagaaagaaagaaagaaaagaaagacctATAGAATACATAACTTAAGAGTGTTGAAAATACAAGAGTCATATATCGAAAATTTGAAGAAGTAAAATACAATATATATTAAATAGTTCTACTTATATACTTATTCATGTTGTGTAAGTGGTAAAATACAGATTATCTAAGTAGTTAGTAATGAGTCGTCTGCCGttgataagaaaaattaatatggAGTAACAAATATGAAATATATAAAAGTAATGCGTCAGGCCATTGTGTCGTGCatgtgagagattttttaatatgcCTGAACACAAGGCAAAACGCCATGTCTTATACAGTTAGAGGatacttgaaaaagaaaactttCCTCCAATTGTAAGAGGTGGTGTTCAGCCCCGTGATTCGGGCACACAAAGATCTCTCCGTGTATGGAGTATGTAATATGCTAAAGCAACACACCAACTTCTAGTAAATATATATTACATTAGAATAAACAGTAAGAGCGATAATTGGTTGGCACACTCGGACTTTAGAGACTAATTAAAATCGTTTATGTGGTTGTTTAAAGTGCTTGTTTAGAGTAGCTTCCAAATTCCAACCCTATCATATTGCacatactaaaatttaaaaccaaTTAGAGTTATGCTCTGCTAGATTGATTAATTTACAAGGGTGTTCCACTAAACCATAGATTATATGATTGAGATGATTAGTGTCTAAGTGTCTAAGTGTACATAATAATTAAAGCTGCTATAAAATATAACCAGACATTCGCAAGAAAACATGGAAGATCTGTTATCTATTATCCTATTCAAACATAAGATCGAATACAcctttatttttctaatttgttACTAATTGTATATTACTAAATCTAAGCCACGCACCCACCAAATATTCCTCTTGTTAATTAGAGATTTAAACAGAATAATGGAACTTATCCTGACAAAAGTAACAGTTCGGTAGCAGCTTTCTTTTAAGCagactgtgatttttttttaataataatacgtgcatttaaaacaacaaataattaaaaactgtGCGTTGGGAATATTTTTCTTATCGCAGGAAATAGAGGATTTGTTGGAAAAACTGGATTTTGTACCGATGTCAGTCTTCACGACTGATCTTCCATACATGGATTTTCTGGACCGGGTTCACAAGGCCGAGTTGAAGCTCCGATCCAAGGGTTTGTGGGACGTCCCCCATCCATGGCTTAACCTTTTTGTCCCCAAATCAAGGATTTCTGACTTCGACGAAGGAGTGTTCAAGGGCATTTTGGGAAATAAGACAAGCGGACCCATTCTGATTTACCCCATGAACAAAGACAAGTGAGTTCCACAGCCTCATATGCGTACATATATGCacacgcgcgcgcacacacaaaAAACTATTATAATTATACAATGTTCTTTCCGCtgcatgcatcatgcatgcatgcctcTAAATATAACGACATAGCTGTTTCATGCAACATGCTAGCATTCTGTTGCGGATTTAATCTTCACCGATCTTCCTGTCTTTCAATATTTAACTATTTAATCTACTAATGCTATTGTTTAAGTAAAAAAGAAGATGCTTTTAAGACATTGTTAATCTTCCTAATAAACAATACTAAAGTGTGAATCTAGGTTGTTGCATTTATTGAGCCTAGCTCTAAACAGTGGTAATTATACTATAAAGGCAAGTAGAATCTCTTGTGACAGCAGCTGCGCACCTcctcaataattgagaaagaatgaCCGGAGACTATGTAGATGATACCATAGTCTTGAGGATAAAATCCTCCAGATCGTAAAGGTTATTAGGGTTGCTGTTAGGTAGGTTGGTAGAGATGCCATTATCTATATGTGGAGGAAAATTTAGGCAGAGCAATTTGGCTGGATCGTCGTGCACTTTTTCAAAGATACATGTCCCGCTGTATTTGGATGTCATCTTCTTGTGTAGGTACTGCTGCCGATGCACACACTTTTTTGAGAGTGACGTGACAAACTAGCTGATCGAGTTGCTCTACTGACTATTTTCTCTTACAAGATTTGGATAATTTAGCATTTAATCTCCATGTCTTTTTGCTTGAGTTGAGTGCAATTTTGGACATGAAAACGTATATAATTACCTATAGATTACAGTTGGACTTGGTCCAGGATCACAGGGCTGGTTTCTGACCAAAAAAACATAGTGCTGGTTTTGTTTTATGGAAAGAGTTCTCTCGGATTCATTTTACCTAATTCTTCTTATTAAATAATCTTgacatttaaaatttgatcaaacggttataAACAGGGACtcactctaaaagttataatagttttagccgttgaatcaaatctTAAGAGTCCGGATTGTTTGATGAGTAGGATTAGATAGAAGGGATCTTGAGGATCCTATAATCGTGACGGTTCATCGTAGATTGTGctgtcagttttcattagatactatttatatttatttttaaattttaaattttaaaatacttttaTACGATGAACGATTACGATCATATGATCCATACGATCCCCAAAAAAGAATCCGACGAGAATTCCTCTCCAAACGTAAAGATTCCCATGTTGGGAGTTTTACTGATGGGATGTCCATTGTCGTTTTAGAAGCTCAGTTCGAGAAACTTTGACGTTAGTTATCAAAGTACAATATTAACACAGCCGTTAATTCCCAAAACATGTTTCGCTAATTGTCGTTTGTATGGTTTTGATTCTGTGTAGGTGGGACCAGAGTAGCTCGGTGGTGACTCCCGATGAGGACGTTTTTTACCTTGTGGCGCTGCTAAGGTCGGCCTTGGATACCGGGGACGAGACCCGCACCTTGGAGCACTTGACCAATCAGAACCGTCAGATCCTCAGATTCTGCGATGATGCCGGGATCGAGGTGAAACAGTACCTCCCGCACTACACTACGCCGGAGGAGTGGATGGACCACTTTGGAGATAAGTGGGACCGGTTTTACCAGAGGAAGATGGAGTTCGACCCCCGGCGCATTTTAGCCACCGGCCAACGTATTTTTAGCCCTTTATCGGGTTCTTCTAGTCTTGGGGTTGGTGGTGATAAATTGTCAGTTTATTGATGAACGAAACGCACAGCTTTTAGGGTTAGTCTTGTACATGTAAATacttttggatgaatttttttttagggagttttaacgttGAACTTccggtattgtttatttttaacgaaaaatcatatttttatctaTCAACATCTTTATTGTCATTTctcattaaaactaaatttttttttgaacttttcgttaatttttctacttttttatgATCAAATGGGTACTTGTCGTTAGAAAGAAAACGAGAGGAATTTTTTGGAGTTGTTTAGTCTAGATGCCCGGATCACGTGATTTTCTGACCGAGGAGGGACTAGAGAGGGTGGATGGGGCTGGAATATA encodes the following:
- the LOC137718349 gene encoding cytokinin dehydrogenase 5-like, with amino-acid sequence MATTKLVLLTFAICRLIVTVGLTVDPTELLRLVVEGQLSLDPSDVDTASKDFGLMSRAEPLAVLHPASAQDVVGLVRAAYSSPLGFTVSARGHGHSINGQAQTNNGVVIQMSGGSSRSGTPGQAARVSEKGMYVDAWGGELWIDVLRSTLEYGLAPKSWTDYLYLSVGGTLSNAGISGQAFNYGPQISNVHELDVVTGKGELLTCSEEQNSELFHAVLGGLGQFGIITRARIALEPSPQRVRWIRVLYSNFSSFTKDQEFLISLHGQPTSQKFDYVEGFVIVDEGLINNWRSSFFSPSNPVKITSINSEGGVLYCLEITKNYDESTSVTIDQEIEDLLEKLDFVPMSVFTTDLPYMDFLDRVHKAELKLRSKGLWDVPHPWLNLFVPKSRISDFDEGVFKGILGNKTSGPILIYPMNKDKWDQSSSVVTPDEDVFYLVALLRSALDTGDETRTLEHLTNQNRQILRFCDDAGIEVKQYLPHYTTPEEWMDHFGDKWDRFYQRKMEFDPRRILATGQRIFSPLSGSSSLGVGGDKLSVY